A segment of the Desulfobulbaceae bacterium genome:
GAGAAAAAAGTGCTGCTGGAAGAAGAGCTCACCTATGTGATACGAAAATGTATCTATGAGGTTTTCCGGCAACTCGGCCACGGGTTTGCCCGATTTGTACTTTAAGTTCAGTGTGCTTCAGTGTGCTTCAGTGACCAATAAGTCAAAGAAGAGAACTTGGAAGGATTTGTTTATGGCCACGGAACCACACGGAAGGCCACGGAAAAATCTATGAGCGAGGTTGCGAGAAAAAAGTGCTGCTGGAAGAAGAGCTCACCTATGTGATACGAAAATGTATCTATGAGGTTTTCCGGCAACTCGGCCACGGGTTTGCCCGATTTGTACTTTAAGTTCAGTGTGCTTCAGTGTGTTTCAGTGACCAATATATAAACTAGGGAGTTTGAAATGAATATAACAATGATCGGCACCGGATATGTCGGTTTGGTAACAGGCGCCTGCCTTGCCGAGTTTGGTCATCAGGTTATCTGTATGGATAAGGATCAATCTAAAATTGATTCTTTGAACAAGGGGAAAATTCCAATTTATGAGCCGGGCCTTGATGTTCTGGTTGATAAAAACGTTAAGGAGGGGAGGCTGTCTTTTACCAGCGAGATAGCTGACGCGGTTAAAACTGCCCAGGCAATTTTTATTGCGGTGGGCACACCGACGTCTCGTCGTGGGGATGGGTATGCTGATTTAACCTATATTTATGCTGCGACAAAAGATATTGCCAAGCATTTAGACGGATATACGGTTGTTGTCGACAAAAGTACGGTTCCTGTGGGAACGGCAAGGCAGGTTAGGCGAATTCTTGCTGAGGAAAATCCAGGTGCAGATTTTGATGTTGTGTCGAACCCTGAATTTCTGCGAGAGGGCGCTGCTCTTAATGATTTTATGCGGCCGGACCGTATTGTGATTGGCTCTGACTCTGAACGGGCCAATGTGGTTATGAAGGAAATTTATGACCCTTTATACCTGATTTCAACCCCTATTGTCATAACTGGCCTGGAAACGGCTGAACTGATTAAGTACGCTGCTAACGCTTTTTTGGCAGTTAAGATCAGCTTCATCAATGAAATGGCGACGATATGTGAAGCTGTCGGTGCCGATGTCATTGACCTGGCAAAGGCAATTGGGCTGGACGGCAGAATTGGCAGAAAGTTTTTACACCCCGGTCCGGGCTATGGGGGATCATGCTTTCCTAAGGATACCTTGGCTCTTTTGAGAGTTGCTCAGGAGCATGGGGTGGCTGCTCGTTTGGTTGAAGCTGGGGTGGAGGTAAATGCTGCTCAGAAGGCAAGGATGGTTAAGAAGATTCGAGATGCCCTTGGCGGCTCTGAAGCTGGCAAAGTAATTGCGGGACTTGGTCTTACTTTTAAACCTGAAACAGATGACTTGCGAGATTCTCCCTCCCTTTCAATATTGCCGCCCCTTCGGGAGAAGGGTGCGACTGTTCGGGTTCATGATCCAAAGGCGATGGCTGAGGCAAAAGAGATGTTTCCTGAGTTTCACTATTGTGATTCTCCTTATGAGGCTTGTGAAAATGCCGATGCAGTTGTATTGTTGACCGAGTGGAATCAGTATCGGGCCTTAGATCTTAAGAAAATTAAGACCTTGATGAAAGGTGATGTGTTTATTGATCTGCGAAACGTTTATGACCCCTCTAGAGTTCGCAGCGAAGGGTTTCGCTATTTTGGAGTCGGGCGAGTGTAGTTGTGAAATCCCCCTCAGAGAGCTAATCATAACAATTTATGACTGAAAACCTGACTGAAAACCGTATACCAAACACTGAGACTGACTCCTCTGCTGAGGTTAAGCGTCTTGTTAAGAACTGGCGCGCCATGCTGGATATTATTCCAGAGATGGTTCTTCTTGTTCGTGATGATCTGGCGATCCAGTATATGAACTTACAGGCGCAATTAGTTTTGGGTGATTTGCGTGGGAAAAAATGTACGGATGTTCTCTGTGGCGATGGTGCCGGCTGTAATACGAACTGTCCGGTCCAGAAAGCTTTTTGCGGAACGAATCATATTGGTGACTTGGCAGAAACGAGGATTGGGGAGATGGATATTGAGTTTACCTCTGTTCCGTTTCAAGGGTACTCAGGTGATATACTGTCGATGATTCTCATGCGTAATATTTCACAGCGTAAACGGCAGGAGCGTGAGCTTAAAGCCTTTAATAACGATATTGAGGAAATTCTACGTATAAAGATTGACGAATTAAAAGAAAGTGAAAGCCTGCGTCAACGCTTGGCACGTGAGGTTAATGTGCTGAAACGGCGAGCCAAAGTACTTGGTAGTGATGACGGTATGGTGGGCAGCAGTCGAAAAATGCAAGAGTTGCGGGACACGGTTCACCAGGTTGCTGAGTCGGATGCCACCATTCTGATTTTTGGAGAAAGTGGGACGGGAAAAGAGCTTGTTGCTAATATGATTCGGCAGCATAGTTCTCGAAGTGATAAGCCGTTTCTCAAAGTTAATTGCAACGCCATTAACGAAAATCTTCTTGAAAGTGATCTGTTTGGCTATGAAAAAGGGGCTTTTACCGGCGCTGCAGCTAGAAAAAAAGGAAAGTTTGAGATTGTTGACGGTGGCACCATATTTCTTGATGAAATTGGCGATATTTCGCCAAGAATGCAAGGTTCATTATTGCGAATTCTGCAAAATGGTGAGCTTGTACGAGTTGGAGGAACAAGCCCGGTCATGGTCGATGTAAGGGTTATTGCCGCGACACATGTTGATCTAGCCAAGGCAGTGCAGGACGATAGATTCAGACTTGACCTTTATTATCGTCTCAATATCATAAAAATCGGCATGCCGGCGCTGCGAGAGCGTAAGGAAGATATTGTTGAGCTTGCGACTCACTTTGTTAGGCATTATCGGGCTGCTTTTAAAAAAGATATTGATTTCTTGCCCAGTAAGATAATTGACAGGTTACTGGAACATGATTGGCCGGGCAATGTTCGCGAGTTGGAAAATGTGATACAGCGGGCCGTACTTATGGCCAAAAACAATGTGATTACGGATCAGGATCTTGTCTTCGATGCATCTCCTGAGATGCGAAGTCAGGATAATTATTTTGCTAAAATGACTGAAATGCTTAGCCGCGGTACACTGAAAAAAGTGCTATCGGATTTTGAAAGTGACATTATCAGCCACGCTTTGCACGAAAGTAAAGGGAATGTGCTTCAGGCGGCACGGATGCTCGATGTTGGCAAGACCGCACTTTACGATAAAATTAAACGGTACGATATTACGGCAAAGGTTGTCACACCGTCTTGATTCGATTTTATGGCCGGCACATCATTTTCGTTTGCCGGATTGGTTGCTTGCCCAGCAATAATGGCATTGATGTTGCAAGATGTATTTAATTCAACAGTATAGGAATCATCAGCTATGCATGACAAGAAAATCCCCCTGAATCCCCCTTTTCAAAGGGGGATTTAGGGGGATTTTGTGAAGGCTGGAGTTGCTATAGTAATAATCTAACGCCCGCCTGCATGAAGGTGAAGGTTGCAGTTTAATCTCTCATGGATTTAAAATGTCCGGTTTTACGCCGACAGTGAGGAGTGTTCGTGGTTTTAGCCATCCATCATAGTGAGTTTTGTCCGTATTGGTGTCCTTCAGTCTTGGAGTGTCGGATGTCCAAGGGTGGCGTATACCTCCCAATGCCGGAACATATTACCCTTTTTTGCCGGTCAGAAAGTTTTGTGCAGTGTCATCAGTATGCCATTGGTTGTGTGGCAATTCAGGCAGCTGTTGAACGGTGCGAGAGGGTGAATAGTGATAACAGGAGAAAACTTGAGCGTATTAAGGCAGAGGTTCCTGTAAACATTGCTGTCTCCGACGCCACTGGCAAAAGCCAATTAGTATTTGGAGCGATTACTCTTGATATGAGCTTGGAGGGAATTCGGATACAGACCCAAGAGGCGCTGCCGCTTGAGTCGAAGGTTTGTTTTGCTTTTGATGATGAGTTTTCCGTGCCAAACTGGAAAGGTTGTGGCGAAGTTCGATGGACAGAAAAGGATGAGGATAATAATTTATTTGAGTCCGGAATGGTCGTCACCGATCGTAACTCATGTCATGCCATCGGCCAACATATAGGCTTCGGCTGCTTCTTGTAGTATCACGCTATGCCTATTATTGTTGAGCTTCTTCGTCTCTAATCTTTTCATCATCAAGTCAGCCCCTGAAAGTTTTAACTCTTTATATTGTTTGGTTTCCCACTTAACTTGCTTGGTTGTCTAAATTTAAAAGTATAGTTTTTCTCATTTTTCTCTTCTATATCTTTTGTTTCTAACGTACTGATT
Coding sequences within it:
- a CDS encoding UDP-glucose/GDP-mannose dehydrogenase family protein, with protein sequence MNITMIGTGYVGLVTGACLAEFGHQVICMDKDQSKIDSLNKGKIPIYEPGLDVLVDKNVKEGRLSFTSEIADAVKTAQAIFIAVGTPTSRRGDGYADLTYIYAATKDIAKHLDGYTVVVDKSTVPVGTARQVRRILAEENPGADFDVVSNPEFLREGAALNDFMRPDRIVIGSDSERANVVMKEIYDPLYLISTPIVITGLETAELIKYAANAFLAVKISFINEMATICEAVGADVIDLAKAIGLDGRIGRKFLHPGPGYGGSCFPKDTLALLRVAQEHGVAARLVEAGVEVNAAQKARMVKKIRDALGGSEAGKVIAGLGLTFKPETDDLRDSPSLSILPPLREKGATVRVHDPKAMAEAKEMFPEFHYCDSPYEACENADAVVLLTEWNQYRALDLKKIKTLMKGDVFIDLRNVYDPSRVRSEGFRYFGVGRV
- a CDS encoding PilZ domain-containing protein, translated to MPEHITLFCRSESFVQCHQYAIGCVAIQAAVERCERVNSDNRRKLERIKAEVPVNIAVSDATGKSQLVFGAITLDMSLEGIRIQTQEALPLESKVCFAFDDEFSVPNWKGCGEVRWTEKDEDNNLFESGMVVTDRNSCHAIGQHIGFGCFL
- a CDS encoding sigma-54-dependent Fis family transcriptional regulator; its protein translation is MTENLTENRIPNTETDSSAEVKRLVKNWRAMLDIIPEMVLLVRDDLAIQYMNLQAQLVLGDLRGKKCTDVLCGDGAGCNTNCPVQKAFCGTNHIGDLAETRIGEMDIEFTSVPFQGYSGDILSMILMRNISQRKRQERELKAFNNDIEEILRIKIDELKESESLRQRLAREVNVLKRRAKVLGSDDGMVGSSRKMQELRDTVHQVAESDATILIFGESGTGKELVANMIRQHSSRSDKPFLKVNCNAINENLLESDLFGYEKGAFTGAAARKKGKFEIVDGGTIFLDEIGDISPRMQGSLLRILQNGELVRVGGTSPVMVDVRVIAATHVDLAKAVQDDRFRLDLYYRLNIIKIGMPALRERKEDIVELATHFVRHYRAAFKKDIDFLPSKIIDRLLEHDWPGNVRELENVIQRAVLMAKNNVITDQDLVFDASPEMRSQDNYFAKMTEMLSRGTLKKVLSDFESDIISHALHESKGNVLQAARMLDVGKTALYDKIKRYDITAKVVTPS